A region from the Vicia villosa cultivar HV-30 ecotype Madison, WI linkage group LG3, Vvil1.0, whole genome shotgun sequence genome encodes:
- the LOC131659987 gene encoding endoglucanase 24-like isoform X2 translates to MHIQHKSTFPKFKITFYLPHIFSSLFLYLFQPLPFFSLSLPLSSSFFSLHYTDALSKSILFFEGQRSGFLPSDQRQKWRANSGLSDGWTYNVDLTGGYYDAGDNIKFGFPMAFTTTMLSWSVIEFGDNMPPNELRNALVAIRWSTDYLLKTVSQPNRIFVQVGDPNSDHLCWERPEDMDTSRSVYAVDAPNPASDVAGETAAALAAASMAFRSSDPGYSETLLRNAVNAFQYADSYRGAYSDNADVKGAVCPFYCDFDGYQDELLWGAAWLRRATQDENFLNYIQSNGKTLGAEDNINEFGWDNKHAGLNVLVSKEVLDGNVESLESYKTSAESFLCTLIPETSSSHIEYTPGGLIYRPGGSNLQHATSIAFLELVYANYLSRTSQTINCGNVQVSAQSLRERAKRQVDYILGDNPLGLSYMVGYGNNYPQRIHHRGSSLPSVNDHPQKIECHEGSIYFNSTNPNPNVHVGAIVGGPGEDDVYGDDRADFRKSEPTTYINAPFVGVLAYFAANP, encoded by the exons ACTACACTGACGCATTATCAAAATCAATCCTCTTCTTCGAAGGCCAACGTTCCGGATTCTTACCTTCCGACCAGCGACAAAAATGGCGTGCAAACTCCGGTCTCAGTGACGGATGGACCTACAACGTTGATCTCACCGGCGGCTACTACGACGCCGGTGATAACATCAAATTCGGTTTCCCGATGGCGTTTACAACTACAATGCTATCCTGGAGTGTGATTGAATTCGGAGATAACATGCCTCCGAATGAACTCAGAAACGCCTTAGTCGCAATTCGTTGGAGTACTGATTATTTGCTTAAGACGGTTTCTCAGCCTAACCGCATTTTCGTTCAG GTGGGTGATCCAAATTCAGACCACCTATGTTGGGAGAGGCCAGAGGACATGGACACAAGCAGGAGTGTGTATGCTGTTGATGCACCTAATCCGGCTTCTGATGTTGCTGGAGAAACTGCTGCTGCACTTGCGGCTGCTTCCATGGCGTTTCGTTCATCGGATCCCGGTTATTCGGAGACATTACTAAGAAATGCTGTTAATGCCTTTCAATATGCTGATAGTTATAGAGGTGCTTATAGTGACAATGCTGATGTTAAGGGTGCTGTTTGCCCtttttattgtgattttgatgGATACCAG GATGAATTACTATGGGGAGCTGCATGGTTAAGAAGAGCTACACAAGATGAAAATTTCCTAAACTACATTCAGAGCAATGGTAAAACACTTGGTGCTGAGGACAACATAAATGAGTTTGGTTGGGACAATAAGCATGCTGGCCTCAATGTTCTTGTCTCCAAG GAAGTACTAGATGGAAATGTAGAATCTCTTGAATCTTACAAGACTTCAGCAGAGAGTTTCCTATGCACACTGATACCCGAAACATCGAGTTCACACATTGAGTACACTCCTGGTGGACTCATATACAGACCAGGTGGAAGCAACTTACAACACGCAACTTCAATTGCCTTCCTTGAATTAGTCTATGCAAATTACTTGTCCCGCACGTCGCAGACCATAAACTGTGGGAATGTTCAAGTTAGCGCGCAATCACTTCGGGAGCGTGCTAAGAGACAAGTTGATTACATTTTAGGTGATAATCCGTTGGGTTTATCTTACATGGTTGGTTATGGTAACAACTATCCGCAACGTATTCATCATCGCGGATCGTCTTTACCTTCTGTTAATGATCATCCTCAAAAGATTGAATGCCATGAAGGGTCAATTTACTTCAACTCAACAAATCCTAATCCAAATGTTCATGTAGGAGCCATTGTGGGTGGACCTGGAGAAGATGATGTTTATGGGGATGACAGGGCTGATTTTAGAAAGTCTGAGCCAACCACATATATCAATGCACCATTTGTTGGGGTTTTAGCATATTTTGCCGCTAATCCTTAG
- the LOC131659986 gene encoding NADH dehydrogenase [ubiquinone] 1 beta subcomplex subunit 9-like, with product MSLTSAAYVARRAAQKEKVRILYRRALKDTLNWAVHRHLFYDDAANLRDRFEQNKHVEDPDTIDRLIVDAEASYNKWRHPDPYIVPWAPGGSKFTRNPPPPEGIEIIYDYGREDNN from the exons atgaGTCTTACATCGGCAGCGTACGTTGCTCGGCGCGCGGCGCAGAAGGAGAAGGTTCGGATTTTGTATCGCCGCGCCCTTAAAGACACTCTCAACTGGGCCGTACATCGCCACCTATTCTACGACGAC GCTGCAAACCTCCGCGATCGGTTCGAGCAAAACAAGCACGTT GAAGATCCTGATACCATTGATAGGTTAATAGTGGATGCTGAAGCTAGCTACAATAAGTGGCGCCATCCTGATCCCtatattg TTCCATGGGCACCTGGTGGTTCCAAGTTTACTCGCAACCCACCTCCACCTGAAGGG ATTGAGATAATTTATGATTATGGGCGTGAAGACAACAACTga
- the LOC131659987 gene encoding endoglucanase 24-like isoform X1 has translation MANFLTLFILLLLIAATTTAAHDYTDALSKSILFFEGQRSGFLPSDQRQKWRANSGLSDGWTYNVDLTGGYYDAGDNIKFGFPMAFTTTMLSWSVIEFGDNMPPNELRNALVAIRWSTDYLLKTVSQPNRIFVQVGDPNSDHLCWERPEDMDTSRSVYAVDAPNPASDVAGETAAALAAASMAFRSSDPGYSETLLRNAVNAFQYADSYRGAYSDNADVKGAVCPFYCDFDGYQDELLWGAAWLRRATQDENFLNYIQSNGKTLGAEDNINEFGWDNKHAGLNVLVSKEVLDGNVESLESYKTSAESFLCTLIPETSSSHIEYTPGGLIYRPGGSNLQHATSIAFLELVYANYLSRTSQTINCGNVQVSAQSLRERAKRQVDYILGDNPLGLSYMVGYGNNYPQRIHHRGSSLPSVNDHPQKIECHEGSIYFNSTNPNPNVHVGAIVGGPGEDDVYGDDRADFRKSEPTTYINAPFVGVLAYFAANP, from the exons ATGGCCAATTTTCTCACCctcttcattcttcttcttctcattgCAGCAACTACCACCGCCGCACACGACTACACTGACGCATTATCAAAATCAATCCTCTTCTTCGAAGGCCAACGTTCCGGATTCTTACCTTCCGACCAGCGACAAAAATGGCGTGCAAACTCCGGTCTCAGTGACGGATGGACCTACAACGTTGATCTCACCGGCGGCTACTACGACGCCGGTGATAACATCAAATTCGGTTTCCCGATGGCGTTTACAACTACAATGCTATCCTGGAGTGTGATTGAATTCGGAGATAACATGCCTCCGAATGAACTCAGAAACGCCTTAGTCGCAATTCGTTGGAGTACTGATTATTTGCTTAAGACGGTTTCTCAGCCTAACCGCATTTTCGTTCAG GTGGGTGATCCAAATTCAGACCACCTATGTTGGGAGAGGCCAGAGGACATGGACACAAGCAGGAGTGTGTATGCTGTTGATGCACCTAATCCGGCTTCTGATGTTGCTGGAGAAACTGCTGCTGCACTTGCGGCTGCTTCCATGGCGTTTCGTTCATCGGATCCCGGTTATTCGGAGACATTACTAAGAAATGCTGTTAATGCCTTTCAATATGCTGATAGTTATAGAGGTGCTTATAGTGACAATGCTGATGTTAAGGGTGCTGTTTGCCCtttttattgtgattttgatgGATACCAG GATGAATTACTATGGGGAGCTGCATGGTTAAGAAGAGCTACACAAGATGAAAATTTCCTAAACTACATTCAGAGCAATGGTAAAACACTTGGTGCTGAGGACAACATAAATGAGTTTGGTTGGGACAATAAGCATGCTGGCCTCAATGTTCTTGTCTCCAAG GAAGTACTAGATGGAAATGTAGAATCTCTTGAATCTTACAAGACTTCAGCAGAGAGTTTCCTATGCACACTGATACCCGAAACATCGAGTTCACACATTGAGTACACTCCTGGTGGACTCATATACAGACCAGGTGGAAGCAACTTACAACACGCAACTTCAATTGCCTTCCTTGAATTAGTCTATGCAAATTACTTGTCCCGCACGTCGCAGACCATAAACTGTGGGAATGTTCAAGTTAGCGCGCAATCACTTCGGGAGCGTGCTAAGAGACAAGTTGATTACATTTTAGGTGATAATCCGTTGGGTTTATCTTACATGGTTGGTTATGGTAACAACTATCCGCAACGTATTCATCATCGCGGATCGTCTTTACCTTCTGTTAATGATCATCCTCAAAAGATTGAATGCCATGAAGGGTCAATTTACTTCAACTCAACAAATCCTAATCCAAATGTTCATGTAGGAGCCATTGTGGGTGGACCTGGAGAAGATGATGTTTATGGGGATGACAGGGCTGATTTTAGAAAGTCTGAGCCAACCACATATATCAATGCACCATTTGTTGGGGTTTTAGCATATTTTGCCGCTAATCCTTAG